The uncultured Dysgonomonas sp. genome contains the following window.
AGTTTACGATAATAAATCAGCCGATAGCAAAACTTGGGTTTTGTTTCTTTGAAAAAAAGAATTTCTTCAGCTTCATCCTGAAAATGGTAGGAAAGTATGAAATTCTTTAACCTATCAAAAACCGTTGCTAGAATATGAGAGGCTTCAAGGGACTTTTTCAGTATGTTACTATTTGAGTATTCAATATTTTCTATTATTTCGTCTGTTTCTTTACGTAATGTGGCAATATATTCAAGCATATTATATCTTATTAAAAAAATAATTTGTTTGCCTTTACCTCTCAGAATAGATACCTCCCACTAAAAATCCATGTAATTCAGGGTATTAGATTATTTTGCCTTTTACCTATCTACCTCGATCTGGATTAAAGAAAATTATAAGGTACAACTCTTTAATATCTCATTTGATTTATGAAATAACTATTTAGACACTTTCCAACCAATTTAAAAAATCGCTTGCCTTTGCCTTACTAACCACAATCGTTTCGGGAGTTTCTTCTTTTAGCTTGATAGCAAGTTTCCTTGAAAAATATCGTTCTATACTTAATACTGCGTCCCTATTGATTAGGAATTTTCTATTAGCTCGATAAAATATTTGTGGATCTACATTCCGCTCTAAATCATCAAGGCTCGAAGAAATGGAATAGCGTTGATGATTGAAAGTTAAGATTTTCACCATAGTATTATCAAGATAGAAAAAAGCAATATCCTTTACCGGTATAGGAATGATTTTCTCTCTTTGATTGACCAATAAAGCAGTTTTATATAAGTATTTTAATTTATGTGACAATGCGTCAATATCCTTAGACGTCTGGGCTGGTGCAAAGACAGATTTCATCTGTTCATATTTCTCCAATGCAGTTCCAATCTTGGATTTTGTAATTGGTTTTAATATATAACTTACTGCACTGGTTTCAAAAGCATTTACCATATATTCATCAAATGCTGTACAGAAAATAATGGGACATTTCGGTGTAATCTTATTATAGATATCGAAGCACATTCCATCAGCTAACTGTATGTCCGAAAATATTAAATCCGGATGTATATGCTTCGACAGATATATAATTGCATTTTTAACAGAATCTATTATACCAACGATTTGTATGTTATAATCCAATGCTAAAAGGATTCTTTCCAATTCCTTGGCCGCTTTTATTTCATCTTCTATTATGAGAACTTTCATTGCTTATAACTGGGAGTTTTATTGTAAATGTTATATCAGACTTTTCTATAAGTATATCTCGGTCAAACAATAATTTATAACGTTGTGCAACATTATTCAATCCTATTCCCGTAGAATATTGAGTAGATAATTTAGGTTGAAGATCATTTGCAATAATCAAATAGTCTTTACTTGTATTATAAAGATAAATTTTCAGAGGTTTAGATATTGACGCGATATTATGCTTAATTGCATTTTCAATTAATAGCTGCAAGGTGAGAGGTGGTAATAGCGTATTTAATAAATCCTTATCTACTTGTATATTGATATCTATAGCATTTTCCAAGCGGGATTTAATAATATAGAGATAAGATTGAATAAAATCAAGTTCTTCTTTTAATGATACAATGTTCTTCTTTTCCAATAGCAAGACGTACCGATATACCTGAGCCAGTTCTGAAACATAATCTTTAACTTTTTCCTCTTGTGTCAATGTACTAAGAGTATTCAAGGTATTAAATAAAAAATGTGGGCTTAACTGCTCTTTCATCGACGATAAGTTTGCTTCTAATTGTATTTGCTTCAATTGTATGATTTCGATGCTATTCTTTTGCTTCTGATTTAATACATGAAGATGATATAATATAAAAAAGTACAAACTGTTTAGAAGTATTCCCCTAAATATCACATTGATATATGCTTCACTCCTTTGAAGGAGAATAACCTGCAACGTTTCCAACTGAAATAAACCTAGTATCCCGTCATGAACAATGAATCCTACCAAGGATACCCCTATAATACATCCTATAACATATAATTTATTTTCTATGAATTTATTTCCTGACCTGTATAATAGCGCATTTAAAATCACAATATTGAAAAAACAATAAAAAAAATTTGATATAATAATTTGTAATGTATTAGATAATGTAAGGTCTATTCTGATGACTCTAAATGATAACCCGATAAGAGACAGAGCCAATGAGATAAAAAGGTTTAATTTCCATTTAATATTTTCCATGGTGACAAAATTAAAGAATAAGATTTATAACAAGTAAAGATTTATCTTTTAAACGGGCAATATTGCCTTTTAAGCGGACATTTTTTTATTTGACACAGAA
Protein-coding sequences here:
- a CDS encoding LytTR family DNA-binding domain-containing protein, which encodes MKVLIIEDEIKAAKELERILLALDYNIQIVGIIDSVKNAIIYLSKHIHPDLIFSDIQLADGMCFDIYNKITPKCPIIFCTAFDEYMVNAFETSAVSYILKPITKSKIGTALEKYEQMKSVFAPAQTSKDIDALSHKLKYLYKTALLVNQREKIIPIPVKDIAFFYLDNTMVKILTFNHQRYSISSSLDDLERNVDPQIFYRANRKFLINRDAVLSIERYFSRKLAIKLKEETPETIVVSKAKASDFLNWLESV
- a CDS encoding sensor histidine kinase, whose translation is MENIKWKLNLFISLALSLIGLSFRVIRIDLTLSNTLQIIISNFFYCFFNIVILNALLYRSGNKFIENKLYVIGCIIGVSLVGFIVHDGILGLFQLETLQVILLQRSEAYINVIFRGILLNSLYFFILYHLHVLNQKQKNSIEIIQLKQIQLEANLSSMKEQLSPHFLFNTLNTLSTLTQEEKVKDYVSELAQVYRYVLLLEKKNIVSLKEELDFIQSYLYIIKSRLENAIDINIQVDKDLLNTLLPPLTLQLLIENAIKHNIASISKPLKIYLYNTSKDYLIIANDLQPKLSTQYSTGIGLNNVAQRYKLLFDRDILIEKSDITFTIKLPVISNESSHNRR